The following is a genomic window from Anaerolineales bacterium.
CAGACGCACCAGCGTCGGGTCGATTTCCAGGTAGTCACCAAGACCAGCGGCTACGCCGCCTAACATACGGTTATGGTGAGAGCGATACAAACGTTTAACTGTCGTCACGAATATCTCCTTTCATCAATCTATACGGAGATTTGGAACAGAAAGTTACAACGGCTTTAGTCGCCGATCCACTCGATGATCGTGGCTTCACCCTGGCCCACGCCCACACACATGGTAGCCAGGCCGTAGTAGGGCCGCTTGGCCCCAGGCGCACGGCGGCGCATCTCATGCAATAGGGTGCCCAGAATACGAGCGCCCGAGCAGCCCAACGGGTGTCCCAGGGCAATCGCCCCGCCGTTGACATTGGTGATCTCAGAGCTGAGGCCTAGCTCGCGCATGACCGCCAGAGACTGCACGGCAAAGGCTTCGTTCAGCTCCACCAGGCCAATGTCGCCCAGCTGCAGTCCGGCGCGGGCCAGCGCTTTGCGCGTGGCGGGCACCGGACCCAGGCCCATCACCCGCGGCGGCACGCCGGCCGCCGCCGAGGCCACCACACGGGCCAGCGGTTTCAGTCCCAGGGCCTGGGCCTTCTCAGCGCTGGTCAACAGCAACGCCGCCGCCCCATCATTGAGTCCGGAGGAGTTGCCCGCCGTGACCGTGCCATCTTTGCGGAAAGCCGGGCGCAGCTTGCCCAGCGATTCCAGCGTGGTGTCGCGGCGCGGGCGTTCATCGCTGTCCACTAAGATCGGGTCACCTTTGCGCTGCGCCACTGGCACTGGAATGATCTCGGCAGCAAAGCGGCCAGCATCCATCGCGGCGACCGCACGCTGGTGACTCAACAAGGCAAAAGCATCCTGCTCTTCCCGACTGATGGGTGTGTCGTCGTAAATGTTCTCGGCCGTCTCGCCCATCGAATCATTTCCGTACTGCTCTTTCAGCGTCGGGTTGGGATAACGCCAACCCAGAGTGGTATCCCACATAGTGACGTTGCCATAGGCAAAGCCCTGGGCCGCCTTGGGTACCGAGTACGGCGCCCGGCTCATGCTCTCCACTCCCGCGGCGATGTACACATCACCCTCGCCGGCTTTGATAGCGCGGGCGGCCATGTTGACCGCTTGCAAGCCGGAAGCGCACAGGCGGTTGACCGTGACCGCAGCCACTTCCACCGGCAAACCAGCCAGCAGCACCGCCATGCGGGCCACATTGCGATTATCCTCACCGGCCTGGTTGGCGCAACCCATGTAGACCTCTTCGATCTGAGCAAGATCAAACGGGTTGCGCTCCACCAGGGCTTTCAATACGAGTGCGGCCATGTCATCCGGCCGCACGCTGGCCAGCGCGCCGCCCAGGGCGCCAATCGGAGTTCGAACTGCATCAATGATTACGGCTTCGGGCATGATCCCATCCTCTACCAAATTTAGCGATAGCCCATTGTAAATGATTCAAATTTGGGCTTTGGGTCTACAATGGGCCGACTTACTCCAAGAGGTCACTGTGCCCCCTTTTCCGCTTGCCGGTGAACTGGCCGCCCTGGCTGCTTCACTGCTGTTCTCCATTGGACCCACCTTCTTCACACTTAGCGGCCGCATCATCGGCTCGGCGGTGCTTAACCGCAGCCGCCTGCTGCTGGCCACGACCATCCTGATGATCCTTCATTGGGCGTTGTACGGGCAGCCACTGCCTCTGGAGGCCGGACAAGCCGCATGGGGCTGGTTCGCCCTGTCCGGCGTGATCGGCCTGACCCTGGGGGATGCCGCTCTGTTCCAGGCCTTCGTGCAAATTGGCCCGCGGCTGAGCATGCTGGTCTACAGCCTGGCGCCGATCCTGACGGCCCTACTGGGCTGGCTGTGGCTGGGCGACAGGCTCAGCGCCCAGCATGCGCTGGGCATTGGCGTGACACTGCTCGGCGTGCTCTGGGTGGTCTCTGAACGCCAGACTGGCAACACGCAAATTGAGCCGCGTGTATACGCCTCGGGGCTGTTCCTAGCCTTCCTGGGCGCCATCGGGCAAGCGGTTGGCTTGGTGGCAGCCCGGCAAGGCTTTGCGGGAGACCTAGCCGTGCTTTCTGGGCAAGTCTTACGCATGGGCTCAGCCGCTGTGGCGATCTGGCTGCTGACCGTGTTCAGCGGGCAAGTCCGCCACACAATCCAGACCCTGCGCAGCAATCCATTGGGCGTGCGCTTCATGATGCTGGCGGTGGTTTTTGGCCCAGTTTTAGGGGTCTGGTTCTCGCTGGCCTCCGTTAAATACGCCGCCAACATCGGTGTGGCCAGCACGTTGCAATCCCTGCCGCCGATTTTTCTGATCCCGATCGGTTACTTCTTCTTCAAGGAACGGGTCACTGGACGGGCGATCGTGGGCACGCTGCTCGCCCTTACGGGTGTCGGCATCCTATTCCTTTTATAATGCCAAACATGCACACTCCCTTATTATCCGGCGTCTACGCCGCAGCGGTCACACCCTGCAACCAGGCTGGAGAATTCGACCCGCCAGGCTTGCACCTTTTGCTGGACTTTCTAGCCAGCCGCGGCTGCCACGGCAGCCTGCTGCTAGGCACCACCGGCGAAGGACCGTCTTTCTCGGCCAGCGAACGGCTGGCGATATGGCAGGCCGCCGCAGACTGGCGGAATTCACATCCGGGCTTCCGTCTGATAGCCGGCACCGGCACCCCCAGCCTCAGCGAAACCATTGAACTCACCCAAACCGCCTTCGGCCTGGGCTTTGAGGCCGTGGTGGTGCTGCCGCCCTATTTCATCCGCAATGCCAGCCAGGAGGGCCTGTTTGATTGGTATGCAGCCCTGATCGAGCGGGCCGTGCCGAATGACCGCACGCTGCTGGGCTATCACATCCCGGCGGTCAGCGGCGTGGCCCTGCCGCTCAGTCTGCTGCAGCGCCTGAGCGAGGCTTTTGGCAGCAAGTTCGGCGGCCTCAAGGATTCCTCCGGGAGCCTCGAGTCTGCCCAAGACTACATCCGCGG
Proteins encoded in this region:
- a CDS encoding acetyl-CoA C-acyltransferase → MPEAVIIDAVRTPIGALGGALASVRPDDMAALVLKALVERNPFDLAQIEEVYMGCANQAGEDNRNVARMAVLLAGLPVEVAAVTVNRLCASGLQAVNMAARAIKAGEGDVYIAAGVESMSRAPYSVPKAAQGFAYGNVTMWDTTLGWRYPNPTLKEQYGNDSMGETAENIYDDTPISREEQDAFALLSHQRAVAAMDAGRFAAEIIPVPVAQRKGDPILVDSDERPRRDTTLESLGKLRPAFRKDGTVTAGNSSGLNDGAAALLLTSAEKAQALGLKPLARVVASAAAGVPPRVMGLGPVPATRKALARAGLQLGDIGLVELNEAFAVQSLAVMRELGLSSEITNVNGGAIALGHPLGCSGARILGTLLHEMRRRAPGAKRPYYGLATMCVGVGQGEATIIEWIGD
- a CDS encoding DMT family transporter yields the protein MPPFPLAGELAALAASLLFSIGPTFFTLSGRIIGSAVLNRSRLLLATTILMILHWALYGQPLPLEAGQAAWGWFALSGVIGLTLGDAALFQAFVQIGPRLSMLVYSLAPILTALLGWLWLGDRLSAQHALGIGVTLLGVLWVVSERQTGNTQIEPRVYASGLFLAFLGAIGQAVGLVAARQGFAGDLAVLSGQVLRMGSAAVAIWLLTVFSGQVRHTIQTLRSNPLGVRFMMLAVVFGPVLGVWFSLASVKYAANIGVASTLQSLPPIFLIPIGYFFFKERVTGRAIVGTLLALTGVGILFLL
- a CDS encoding dihydrodipicolinate synthase family protein codes for the protein MHTPLLSGVYAAAVTPCNQAGEFDPPGLHLLLDFLASRGCHGSLLLGTTGEGPSFSASERLAIWQAAADWRNSHPGFRLIAGTGTPSLSETIELTQTAFGLGFEAVVVLPPYFIRNASQEGLFDWYAALIERAVPNDRTLLGYHIPAVSGVALPLSLLQRLSEAFGSKFGGLKDSSGSLESAQDYIRGLPGKAVLVGSDKLLSAGLAAGAAGCITALANLNSAEARAIYDAHLAGQETAAMQAALDLRRAALEAAPPAPAYLKAMLHSLHGLPSWAVKPPLRDFTPAQVDAAAQALNELQR